The Streptomyces sp. Je 1-332 genome has a window encoding:
- a CDS encoding LacI family DNA-binding transcriptional regulator has protein sequence MRVSLKDVAERAGVSIKTVSNVVNKYQHVTPAMRARVQEAIDELGYRPNLTARHLRKGRTGIIALAVPELGNPYFAELAGAVIDAAAEHDFTVLLDHTRGEREQEVLVSQGFRARVIDGLILSPLELESADLLGREDDVPLVLLGERQYDLPYDHIAIDNVAAARTAVRHLISRGRSRIAYLGARTDSANRPANLRLQGWREELTQAGIAAPDTLVGPVGGWNRWDGAKAMARMLDAGVRPDAVFAYNDLVAIGAMRVLHERGLRVPWDVAVVGFDDIAEGQFGAVTLTTVSPDKQAIARLAVASLLRSLEGSAEVAGRELTAQFRLVERESTLGRR, from the coding sequence GTGCGGGTTAGCCTCAAGGACGTCGCGGAGCGCGCGGGCGTCTCCATCAAGACCGTCTCGAACGTGGTGAACAAGTATCAGCACGTCACCCCGGCGATGCGGGCGCGCGTTCAGGAGGCGATCGACGAGCTGGGCTACCGGCCGAATTTGACGGCACGTCACCTGCGCAAAGGTCGTACGGGGATCATCGCGCTGGCCGTTCCCGAGCTCGGCAACCCGTACTTCGCCGAGCTGGCGGGCGCCGTCATCGACGCGGCGGCCGAGCACGACTTCACCGTCCTGCTCGACCACACCCGCGGCGAACGCGAGCAGGAGGTCCTGGTCAGCCAGGGTTTCCGGGCCCGGGTCATCGACGGCCTGATCCTGAGCCCGCTGGAGCTCGAATCGGCCGACCTGCTCGGCCGCGAGGACGACGTACCGCTGGTCCTGCTCGGCGAGCGCCAGTACGACCTGCCCTACGACCACATCGCGATCGACAACGTCGCCGCTGCGCGCACGGCGGTGCGCCACCTCATCAGCCGCGGCCGCTCCCGCATCGCATACCTCGGCGCCCGTACGGACTCCGCGAACCGCCCGGCGAACCTCCGACTGCAGGGCTGGCGCGAGGAGTTGACACAGGCGGGGATCGCCGCGCCGGACACTTTGGTGGGCCCGGTCGGCGGCTGGAACCGCTGGGACGGGGCAAAGGCGATGGCACGGATGCTGGACGCGGGGGTGCGGCCCGACGCGGTGTTCGCGTACAACGACCTGGTGGCGATCGGCGCCATGCGCGTGCTGCATGAGCGGGGGCTCCGCGTGCCGTGGGACGTGGCGGTGGTCGGTTTCGACGACATCGCCGAGGGGCAGTTCGGGGCGGTCACGCTGACCACGGTCTCGCCGGACAAACAGGCCATCGCGCGCCTCGCGGTGGCTTCGCTGTTGCGGAGTCTGGAGGGCTCGGCAGAGGTCGCCGGGCGTGAACTCACGGCGCAGTTCCGCCTGGTGGAGCGCGAGAGCACGCTGGGCCGACGCTGA
- a CDS encoding PA14 domain-containing protein, which produces MRPRRVRQRLILLLTVALAFAGLTAVPAATAADEPPEIHGLKGEYYTQSAPGAFDFHELKATGFDQKIDFDNLDPRLTFATGKADDATVRWTGKVVPEKTGSHTFSMIGDNGFRLWVDGKLAIDHWVDDWDKEQTAQPVELTAGKAYDIKVEYFEHHGGSNLHLRWTEPGGSKEAVPQSAFRLPDGFEYDGATSATVLKDGRTLKLDFAQELGAPPAGLADHIEAVIGGAKWPLDTIKADPEDPRALIVGLKEPVVGNKEGNAKGTADLRYDGKGGLTGANGKEVAAFWTSGPNHSEHQLRTKFADDVKPGNVLPEYPRPQLTRDAWRNLNGTWQFASAKAGEEPPFGKNLGEKILVPYPVESQLSGLERHEDRMWYRRTFTVPQGWKVGDGKRLKLNFGAVDWHSEVFVNGKKVTEHKGGYDKFSADITDALKPGKTQELIVGVYDPTDSKDGENPPVGKQRLDPSGIWYTPSSGIWQTVWMEPVAADHADSLKITPDVATKQVTVEPKGVRDGVPVRAVAYEGKKKVAEASGRTGSPLKLKIADPHLWSPDDPFLYDLKVTVGRDSVKSYFGMRTIAVEKVNGTPRTMLNGKPQFLMATLDQGFWPDGLHTAPTDEALAYDLKMHKEMGFNSVRKHIKVEPDRWFYWADKLGLMVWQDMPSMDAGRNPSTAARAQYESEMKQMIDEHANHPSIVMWVTFNEGWGQYDEGRIATQAKSWDPTRLVNGMSGLNLGRDGGTGDIMDEHGYPSPALPPKPDGERALINGEYGGLGLAVPGHAWSVQQSYVDVDPATYTDDYLTKLDEVRALACKGGNGAVYTQISDVEGELNGLLTYDRRVVKPDVKRLKAAHEALIGDASRPDPAGCPAS; this is translated from the coding sequence ATCCGACCCAGACGAGTCCGGCAGCGCCTGATACTGCTGCTCACCGTCGCCCTCGCCTTCGCCGGGCTCACCGCGGTCCCCGCCGCGACAGCCGCCGACGAGCCCCCCGAGATCCACGGCCTGAAGGGCGAGTACTACACCCAGTCCGCCCCCGGAGCCTTCGACTTCCACGAGCTCAAGGCCACCGGCTTCGATCAGAAGATCGACTTCGACAACCTCGACCCCCGCCTCACCTTCGCCACCGGAAAGGCCGACGACGCCACCGTCCGCTGGACGGGCAAGGTCGTCCCGGAGAAGACCGGCTCCCACACCTTCTCCATGATCGGCGACAACGGCTTCCGGCTCTGGGTCGACGGCAAGCTCGCCATCGACCACTGGGTCGACGACTGGGACAAGGAACAGACCGCGCAGCCCGTCGAGTTGACCGCCGGCAAGGCCTACGACATCAAGGTCGAGTACTTCGAGCACCACGGCGGCTCCAACCTCCACCTGCGCTGGACCGAGCCCGGCGGCAGCAAGGAAGCCGTCCCGCAGTCGGCCTTCCGCCTCCCCGACGGCTTCGAGTACGACGGAGCCACCTCCGCCACGGTCCTCAAGGACGGCCGTACCCTGAAGCTCGACTTCGCGCAGGAGCTCGGCGCTCCCCCCGCGGGCCTCGCAGACCACATCGAGGCCGTCATCGGCGGCGCCAAGTGGCCCCTCGACACGATCAAGGCCGACCCCGAGGACCCGCGCGCGCTCATCGTCGGCCTCAAGGAGCCGGTGGTCGGCAACAAGGAAGGCAACGCCAAGGGCACCGCCGACCTGCGCTACGACGGCAAGGGCGGCCTGACCGGCGCCAACGGCAAGGAGGTGGCCGCCTTCTGGACCAGCGGCCCCAACCACTCCGAGCATCAGCTGCGCACCAAGTTCGCCGACGACGTGAAGCCGGGCAACGTGCTCCCCGAGTACCCGCGCCCCCAGCTGACCCGCGACGCCTGGCGCAACCTCAACGGGACCTGGCAGTTCGCCTCGGCCAAGGCCGGCGAGGAGCCGCCGTTCGGCAAGAACCTCGGCGAGAAGATCCTCGTCCCCTACCCCGTGGAGTCCCAGCTCTCCGGCCTGGAACGGCACGAGGACCGCATGTGGTACCGCAGGACCTTCACCGTCCCCCAGGGCTGGAAGGTCGGCGACGGCAAGCGCCTCAAGCTCAACTTCGGCGCCGTCGACTGGCACTCCGAGGTCTTCGTGAACGGCAAGAAGGTCACCGAACACAAGGGCGGCTACGACAAGTTCAGCGCCGACATCACGGACGCGCTGAAGCCCGGCAAGACACAGGAGCTGATCGTCGGCGTCTATGACCCGACCGACTCCAAGGACGGCGAGAACCCGCCCGTCGGCAAGCAGCGCCTCGACCCCAGCGGCATCTGGTACACCCCGTCGTCCGGCATCTGGCAGACGGTGTGGATGGAGCCGGTGGCGGCCGACCACGCCGACTCGCTGAAGATCACGCCCGACGTGGCCACCAAGCAGGTCACCGTCGAGCCCAAGGGCGTACGCGACGGAGTGCCGGTCAGGGCGGTCGCGTACGAGGGCAAGAAGAAGGTCGCGGAGGCCAGCGGACGCACGGGCAGCCCGCTCAAGCTGAAGATCGCCGACCCGCACCTCTGGTCGCCGGACGATCCCTTCCTCTACGACCTGAAGGTGACCGTCGGGCGAGACAGCGTCAAGAGCTACTTCGGGATGCGCACCATCGCCGTGGAGAAGGTGAACGGTACGCCGCGCACCATGCTCAACGGCAAGCCGCAGTTCCTGATGGCCACGCTCGACCAGGGCTTCTGGCCGGACGGCCTGCACACGGCGCCGACCGACGAGGCGCTCGCGTACGACCTGAAGATGCACAAGGAGATGGGCTTCAACTCGGTGCGCAAGCACATCAAGGTGGAGCCCGACCGCTGGTTCTACTGGGCGGACAAGCTGGGCCTGATGGTCTGGCAGGACATGCCGTCGATGGACGCGGGCCGTAACCCGAGCACGGCTGCCCGCGCCCAGTACGAGTCCGAGATGAAGCAGATGATCGACGAGCACGCGAACCACCCGTCGATCGTCATGTGGGTCACCTTCAACGAGGGCTGGGGCCAGTACGACGAGGGCCGCATCGCCACCCAGGCCAAGTCCTGGGACCCGACCCGCCTGGTCAACGGCATGTCGGGCCTCAACCTCGGGCGTGACGGCGGCACCGGCGACATCATGGACGAGCACGGCTATCCGAGCCCGGCACTGCCGCCCAAGCCCGACGGCGAACGGGCGCTGATCAACGGGGAGTACGGCGGCCTCGGACTCGCGGTGCCGGGACATGCCTGGTCCGTCCAGCAGAGTTACGTCGACGTGGACCCGGCGACGTATACGGACGACTACCTCACCAAGCTCGACGAGGTGCGTGCGCTCGCCTGCAAGGGCGGCAACGGCGCCGTCTACACCCAGATCTCGGATGTGGAGGGCGAGTTGAACGGCCTGCTGACGTACGACCGCAGGGTCGTCAAGCCTGATGTGAAGCGGCTCAAGGCAGCACATGAGGCCTTGATCGGCGACGCGTCGCGGCCGGACCCGGCGGGGTGCCCAGCTTCCTGA
- a CDS encoding GH92 family glycosyl hydrolase yields the protein MRWTQRLRGTGVAVAAATLLGGALAIPAAQAAPAADTADAADTSSGRLTDLVNPFIGTENEGNTYPGAAVPFGMVQFSPDTGHNTGYDHSDTHIRGFSTVHLSGVGCGLGGDLPVLPTTGDIKETDYAKYATEFSHDDEKARPGSYEVGLKSGINAELTATKRTGVQRYTFPATDKANVLLNAGQSLHKTGSTKVEILDSRTVRTAITGSGFCQDTKPYTVYTITKFDRPFTTSGTWKGDTVTAGSEKSSAGEEHNGAYVRFDTSKDRTVEATTALSYVDAKGAALNLRAEGGRSYDRVAKAADSAWEGRLDDVRAQGGSETVRRTFYSSLYRSFLAPNIGSDVDGRYTGWDQKIHRAADDGGFTYYQNWSLWDTYRTQAQLLALLAPHESRDMALSVLKIDEESGWLPKWGYGTVETNIMTGDPVTPFLTNAYQQGLLKGHEEEAYRALKKNADGVPPADSAPVGREANKEYLSEGFAPYIKGRPHAKPGDSDYDHGASATLEYALSDAMLGRMAGDLGHKADAERYAERAQNYRKIFDSSTGFFRARDAEGAFTGPADPAKSEGFHEGTSWQYQWLVPQDLPGMVDLIGGKQATNDRLDSFFAYDELLKDPAKTAREVWVNGPYDYYNADKYNPQNEPDLIAPYTYLSTGQPWKTTDVVHAALTLFTDTPTGMTGNDDLGTMSAWNVLSSIGIFPVQPGTDTWGLSTPVFERVDLKLDRRYYPKGRLTVKAPGTSGTDRYIQSARTDGADYGKTYLTTADIRDTRELSFTVGDKPSEWGTSQDAAPPALK from the coding sequence ATGAGATGGACCCAACGGCTACGCGGTACGGGGGTGGCGGTGGCCGCGGCCACGCTCCTCGGGGGAGCCCTCGCCATCCCGGCGGCGCAGGCCGCCCCGGCAGCGGACACGGCGGACGCGGCGGACACGTCGAGCGGCCGACTGACCGACCTGGTCAACCCGTTCATCGGCACGGAGAACGAGGGCAACACCTACCCCGGAGCGGCCGTGCCCTTCGGCATGGTCCAGTTCTCGCCCGACACCGGGCACAACACCGGCTACGACCACTCCGACACCCACATCCGCGGCTTCTCGACCGTCCATCTCTCGGGCGTCGGCTGCGGGTTGGGCGGCGATCTGCCGGTGCTCCCCACCACGGGAGACATCAAGGAGACGGACTACGCGAAGTACGCGACGGAGTTCAGCCACGACGACGAGAAGGCGAGGCCCGGCTCCTACGAGGTGGGCCTCAAGTCCGGCATCAACGCCGAGCTGACCGCCACCAAGCGCACCGGCGTGCAGCGCTACACCTTCCCCGCCACCGACAAGGCCAACGTCCTGCTCAACGCGGGCCAGTCGCTGCACAAGACGGGCAGCACCAAGGTCGAGATCCTCGACAGCCGCACGGTCCGCACGGCGATCACCGGCAGCGGCTTCTGCCAGGACACCAAGCCGTACACCGTCTACACGATTACCAAGTTCGACCGCCCTTTCACCACCTCGGGCACCTGGAAGGGCGACACCGTCACCGCCGGTTCCGAGAAGTCGTCGGCGGGCGAGGAGCACAACGGCGCGTACGTCCGCTTCGACACCTCCAAGGACCGCACCGTCGAGGCGACCACCGCACTGAGTTACGTCGATGCCAAGGGCGCCGCGCTCAACCTCCGTGCGGAGGGCGGGCGTTCGTACGACCGTGTCGCGAAGGCCGCTGACTCCGCGTGGGAGGGCCGGCTCGACGACGTGCGGGCGCAGGGCGGCAGCGAGACCGTGCGCCGCACCTTCTATTCGTCCCTCTACCGTTCGTTCCTCGCGCCGAACATCGGCAGCGACGTCGACGGCCGGTACACGGGCTGGGACCAGAAGATCCATCGTGCTGCTGATGATGGGGGATTCACGTACTACCAGAACTGGTCGCTCTGGGACACCTACCGCACCCAGGCCCAGCTTCTCGCCCTGCTCGCGCCGCACGAGTCACGTGACATGGCGCTCTCCGTCCTGAAGATCGACGAGGAGAGCGGCTGGCTGCCCAAGTGGGGCTACGGCACGGTCGAGACGAACATCATGACCGGCGACCCCGTCACCCCCTTCCTCACCAACGCCTATCAGCAAGGCCTGCTCAAGGGGCACGAGGAGGAGGCGTACCGCGCGCTGAAGAAGAACGCGGACGGTGTGCCGCCCGCCGACTCCGCGCCCGTGGGCCGCGAGGCCAACAAGGAGTATCTGAGCGAGGGCTTCGCGCCGTACATCAAGGGCCGCCCGCACGCCAAGCCCGGTGACTCGGACTACGACCACGGCGCTTCGGCGACGCTGGAGTACGCGCTCTCGGACGCGATGCTCGGCCGGATGGCCGGCGACCTGGGGCACAAGGCCGACGCCGAGCGGTACGCGGAGCGTGCGCAGAACTACCGGAAGATCTTTGACAGTTCGACCGGATTCTTCCGCGCGCGGGACGCCGAAGGCGCCTTCACCGGACCCGCGGATCCGGCCAAGAGCGAGGGCTTCCACGAGGGCACGTCCTGGCAGTACCAGTGGCTCGTCCCGCAGGACCTGCCTGGCATGGTCGACCTCATCGGCGGCAAGCAGGCCACCAATGATCGTCTCGACTCGTTCTTCGCCTACGACGAGCTCCTGAAGGACCCGGCGAAGACCGCGCGCGAGGTGTGGGTCAACGGCCCGTACGACTACTACAACGCGGACAAGTACAACCCGCAGAACGAGCCCGACCTCATCGCCCCGTACACGTATCTGTCGACGGGCCAGCCGTGGAAGACGACCGACGTGGTGCACGCCGCGCTCACGCTCTTCACGGACACCCCGACGGGCATGACCGGGAACGACGACCTCGGCACCATGTCCGCCTGGAACGTGCTCTCCTCGATCGGTATCTTCCCGGTCCAGCCCGGCACGGACACCTGGGGTCTGTCGACGCCCGTCTTCGAGCGCGTCGACCTGAAGCTCGACCGCCGCTACTACCCGAAGGGCCGCCTCACGGTGAAGGCGCCGGGTACGTCGGGCACAGACCGGTACATCCAGTCGGCGCGCACGGACGGCGCCGACTACGGCAAGACGTATCTGACGACCGCCGACATCCGCGACACCCGCGAACTCTCCTTCACGGTGGGCGACAAGCCCTCGGAGTGGGGCACGTCGCAGGACGCCGCACCGCCCGCTCTGAAGTGA
- a CDS encoding wax ester/triacylglycerol synthase family O-acyltransferase produces MNPLKAQTAESSDLLAPLDLAFWNIESAEHPMHLGALGVFEADSPDAAERAARLLAERAAAVPGLRLRIRSVWLPVGGAVRAAAPAFDPLEHVRIAEPTGDFHAVAGALMQRPLERGRPPWEAHVLPGDDGSSFAVLFKFHHALADGLRALMLAAAVMDPTELPAARPAPAGPEPSRWSWLTDPRKLPELVRATVSDMGQALDIGSSVARATWGVRSSAALTSRATGTRRTAGVLLDLDDVHRVRKSVGGTVNDVLIAVVAGALRRWLDERGDGSEGVEPRALVPVSRRRPRTAQPPGNRLSGYLVRLPVGDPDPVARLRAVRAAMDRNKEAGPGRGAGAVALLADHVPPLGHRIGGPVVAQAARLLFDILVTSVPLPSLGLKLGGCPLTAVYPFAPLAQGQALAVAVSTYRGRVHFGLVADAAAVPDLDVLARGVREELAGLVEACVDRPRLVEGPVAT; encoded by the coding sequence TTGAACCCGTTGAAAGCGCAGACCGCTGAGTCCTCCGACCTGCTCGCACCTCTCGACCTCGCCTTCTGGAACATCGAGTCCGCCGAACACCCCATGCACCTGGGCGCCCTCGGCGTCTTCGAGGCCGACTCGCCGGACGCCGCCGAGCGCGCCGCCCGGCTCCTCGCCGAACGGGCGGCTGCCGTGCCCGGTCTGCGGCTGCGGATCCGTTCCGTCTGGCTGCCGGTCGGCGGGGCCGTGCGCGCCGCCGCGCCCGCCTTCGACCCGCTGGAACACGTGCGCATCGCCGAGCCCACGGGGGACTTCCACGCCGTGGCGGGCGCGCTCATGCAGCGGCCCCTGGAGCGCGGCAGGCCGCCGTGGGAGGCGCATGTGCTGCCGGGGGACGACGGCAGCTCCTTCGCCGTGCTCTTCAAGTTCCACCACGCCCTCGCCGACGGGCTGCGTGCCCTGATGCTCGCCGCCGCGGTCATGGACCCCACCGAGCTGCCCGCCGCGCGTCCGGCGCCCGCCGGGCCCGAGCCCTCGCGGTGGTCCTGGCTGACGGACCCGCGCAAGCTGCCGGAACTGGTCCGCGCCACCGTCAGCGACATGGGGCAGGCCCTGGATATCGGCTCCTCCGTCGCCCGCGCCACCTGGGGCGTACGGTCGTCGGCCGCCCTCACATCCCGGGCCACCGGCACGCGGCGCACCGCGGGCGTGCTGCTCGATCTGGACGACGTGCACCGCGTGCGCAAGAGCGTCGGCGGCACCGTCAACGACGTACTGATCGCCGTGGTCGCGGGAGCGCTGCGCCGCTGGCTCGACGAGCGGGGCGACGGCAGCGAGGGAGTGGAGCCGCGCGCCCTGGTCCCTGTCTCCCGGCGCAGGCCCCGCACCGCGCAGCCGCCGGGCAACCGGCTCTCCGGGTATCTGGTCCGCCTGCCGGTCGGTGATCCGGACCCGGTCGCTCGGCTGCGGGCGGTGCGGGCCGCCATGGACCGCAACAAGGAGGCCGGGCCCGGCCGCGGCGCAGGTGCCGTCGCCCTGCTCGCCGATCACGTGCCGCCGCTCGGCCACCGCATCGGCGGTCCCGTTGTCGCGCAGGCCGCCCGGCTGCTCTTCGACATCCTCGTGACCAGCGTCCCGTTGCCCAGCCTCGGTCTGAAGCTCGGAGGCTGCCCGCTCACCGCCGTGTATCCCTTCGCGCCGCTGGCCCAGGGACAGGCGCTCGCGGTCGCGGTGTCGACCTACCGGGGCCGGGTGCACTTCGGTCTGGTCGCGGACGCGGCCGCCGTGCCGGACCTGGATGTTCTGGCGCGCGGTGTGCGGGAGGAGCTCGCGGGGCTCGTCGAAGCGTGCGTAGACCGTCCGCGTTTGGTAGAGGGGCCCGTCGCTACGTAA
- a CDS encoding SDR family NAD(P)-dependent oxidoreductase translates to MTVTEDSLGAAGSAEPQEAEVPSQAFGPGIDPDRLAICLAVLDELDKLDVDHPDAIAVRRATAGVYRTVKQRRRQERRAAKTAHDKAVTEATATGSAERIDDETEGLLPSSQTEQGRLAGILQRPRSCYTCKTRYVEVDYFYHQLCPDCARLNRSKRDARTDLTGKRALLTGGRAKIGMYIALRLLRDGAHTTITTRFPKDAIRRFKAMDDSADWLHRLEVVGIDLRDPAQSVALAERVAAAGPLDILINNATQTVRRLPSAYAALVDGEGAPLPAGELPAHSVIGAFNSGAVDGLAALPLGTSGLDAQQVADLALVAGNASVARHLDGTAIDAGGLVPDVVDSNTWVQTIEQISPVELLETQLCNYTSPFILISALRSAMADAAKKASSGRSYVVNVSAMEGVFGRGYKGAGHPNTNAAKAAMNMVTRTSAQEMFQTDGILMTSIDTGWITDERPHYDKLRLADEGFHAPLDLIDGAARVYDPVVRGEAGEDLFGVFLKDYAPGKW, encoded by the coding sequence ATGACGGTGACAGAGGACAGCCTGGGGGCTGCCGGTTCGGCCGAGCCCCAGGAGGCCGAGGTGCCTTCGCAGGCGTTCGGTCCCGGCATCGACCCCGACCGGCTCGCCATCTGCCTCGCGGTGCTCGACGAGCTCGACAAGCTGGACGTCGACCACCCCGACGCGATCGCGGTGCGCCGGGCCACGGCCGGGGTCTACCGCACCGTGAAGCAGCGCCGCCGTCAGGAGCGCAGGGCCGCCAAGACCGCGCACGACAAGGCCGTCACCGAGGCCACCGCCACCGGCTCCGCCGAGCGCATCGACGACGAGACCGAGGGTCTGCTGCCCTCCTCGCAGACCGAGCAGGGCAGGCTCGCGGGGATACTCCAGCGCCCCCGCTCCTGCTACACCTGCAAGACCCGGTACGTGGAAGTCGACTACTTCTACCACCAGCTCTGTCCCGACTGCGCCCGCCTGAACCGCTCCAAGCGCGATGCCCGCACCGACCTCACCGGCAAGCGCGCGCTGCTCACCGGCGGCCGGGCCAAGATCGGCATGTACATCGCTCTTCGCCTCCTGCGTGACGGCGCCCACACCACGATCACGACGCGCTTCCCCAAGGACGCCATCCGCCGCTTCAAGGCGATGGACGACTCGGCGGACTGGCTGCACCGCCTGGAGGTCGTCGGCATCGACCTGCGCGACCCGGCCCAGTCCGTCGCGCTCGCCGAGCGGGTCGCCGCCGCGGGACCGCTCGACATCCTGATCAACAACGCGACGCAGACCGTACGGCGCCTGCCCTCCGCGTACGCCGCCCTGGTCGACGGCGAGGGCGCGCCGCTGCCCGCGGGGGAGCTGCCCGCCCACTCCGTCATCGGCGCCTTCAACTCCGGCGCGGTGGACGGCCTGGCCGCGCTGCCCCTAGGCACCAGCGGCCTGGACGCGCAGCAGGTCGCCGACCTCGCGCTCGTCGCGGGCAACGCCAGCGTCGCCCGGCACCTCGACGGCACCGCCATCGACGCCGGCGGCCTGGTCCCCGACGTCGTCGACAGCAACACCTGGGTGCAGACCATCGAGCAGATCTCCCCGGTGGAGCTCCTCGAGACCCAGCTGTGCAACTACACCTCGCCGTTCATCCTGATCAGCGCTCTGCGTTCGGCGATGGCCGACGCCGCGAAGAAGGCGTCAAGCGGCCGCTCCTACGTCGTCAACGTCTCCGCGATGGAGGGCGTCTTCGGCCGCGGGTACAAGGGCGCGGGCCACCCGAACACGAACGCCGCCAAGGCCGCGATGAACATGGTGACGCGGACCAGCGCCCAGGAGATGTTCCAGACCGACGGCATCCTCATGACCTCGATCGACACCGGCTGGATCACCGACGAGCGCCCGCACTACGACAAGCTGCGCCTTGCCGACGAGGGCTTCCACGCCCCGCTCGACCTGATCGACGGCGCGGCCCGCGTCTACGACCCCGTCGTGCGCGGCGAGGCGGGCGAGGACCTGTTCGGTGTCTTCCTGAAGGACTACGCACCCGGCAAGTGGTAG
- a CDS encoding SDR family oxidoreductase: MTSAQARDGASAQARDGAVALVTGASRGIGLAVARTLAESGHRLVVTARDPDALEAAVAGLRADGAQAVGCAGGVADSGRAEASVALALREFGRLDVLVNNAATNAPYGALMDVDLTAWRAAFAVNVEAALRLTQLAWRAWMGGHGGAVVNICTEGASHVGPNVGAYGTSKAALLHLTAQLAGELAPLVRVNSVSPGLVRTEMARFVWDGAEKRLAESLPLGRIGEPEDVARAVAWLVSDAAEWVTGADLLVDGGTRVRAAAGGSAPYAVHERLRAATGGATGQA; encoded by the coding sequence ATGACTTCTGCCCAGGCACGGGACGGCGCTTCCGCCCAGGCACGGGACGGCGCGGTGGCTCTGGTGACCGGCGCGTCGCGAGGGATCGGGCTCGCCGTCGCGCGAACCCTCGCCGAGTCCGGACATCGCCTTGTCGTGACCGCCCGCGATCCGGACGCACTGGAGGCGGCGGTGGCCGGACTGCGCGCGGACGGCGCCCAGGCCGTCGGCTGCGCGGGCGGCGTGGCCGATTCCGGTCGGGCGGAGGCGAGCGTGGCTCTCGCGCTCCGGGAGTTCGGGCGGCTCGACGTACTGGTGAACAACGCCGCGACGAACGCCCCTTACGGCGCGCTGATGGACGTCGACCTCACGGCGTGGCGCGCCGCCTTCGCCGTGAACGTAGAGGCCGCGCTGCGCCTGACGCAGCTCGCCTGGCGGGCCTGGATGGGCGGGCACGGCGGCGCGGTGGTCAACATCTGCACCGAGGGCGCGTCCCATGTCGGCCCGAACGTGGGCGCGTACGGGACCAGCAAGGCGGCGCTCCTGCACCTGACGGCCCAACTCGCGGGCGAACTGGCGCCCTTGGTACGGGTCAATTCCGTCTCCCCTGGCCTCGTCCGCACCGAGATGGCCCGCTTCGTGTGGGACGGCGCCGAGAAACGGCTCGCCGAGAGCCTGCCGCTCGGCCGCATCGGCGAACCGGAGGACGTGGCGCGGGCCGTGGCGTGGCTCGTCTCGGACGCGGCCGAATGGGTGACGGGCGCCGATCTCCTGGTGGACGGCGGGACGAGGGTGCGGGCAGCTGCCGGCGGAAGTGCCCCGTACGCCGTGCACGAGCGGCTGCGGGCGGCGACGGGCGGAGCCACCGGCCAGGCCTGA
- a CDS encoding YihY/virulence factor BrkB family protein: MDGTSDTGSEDRAPKEPTQLPKRSWRAVATGVVREFQDDELADRAAALTYYGVLSLFPTILVLVSLLGVVGKSAIDWLLKNLKELAPGSARDIISDAVRQLAGQGGVGSLMAVVGIVLAVWASSGYVGAFIRTANAVYDMPEGRPIWKVLPVRVGVTVVLLLLAVVSALIVVFTGGLARTVGSALGFGDAALTVWAIAKWPVLVVLVTFMIALLFWATPNVKGRGFRWITPGSVIALVIWLIASAGFAFYVGNFSSYNKTYGALAGVIIFLVWLWISNIAILLGLEFDAELSRQRAIAGGLPPEEEPYVPPRDTRAWDERDRRRMDE; encoded by the coding sequence ATGGACGGAACATCGGATACCGGCAGCGAGGACCGCGCGCCGAAGGAACCGACACAGTTGCCCAAGCGGTCCTGGCGGGCAGTGGCCACCGGCGTGGTCAGGGAGTTCCAGGACGACGAGCTGGCGGACCGCGCGGCGGCGCTGACCTACTACGGAGTGCTTTCGCTCTTCCCGACGATCCTGGTCCTCGTCTCGCTGCTCGGCGTGGTCGGGAAATCGGCGATCGACTGGCTCCTCAAGAATCTCAAGGAGCTCGCGCCCGGCTCGGCACGGGACATCATCAGCGACGCCGTGCGGCAGCTGGCGGGCCAGGGCGGCGTCGGCTCCCTGATGGCGGTGGTCGGCATCGTGCTCGCGGTGTGGGCGTCGTCCGGGTACGTCGGGGCGTTCATCCGCACCGCCAACGCCGTCTACGACATGCCCGAGGGGCGTCCCATATGGAAGGTGCTGCCGGTCAGGGTGGGCGTGACCGTGGTGCTGCTCCTGCTCGCCGTCGTCAGCGCGCTCATCGTGGTGTTCACCGGCGGTCTCGCCCGCACCGTGGGCTCGGCCCTGGGGTTCGGCGACGCGGCCCTGACGGTGTGGGCGATCGCGAAATGGCCGGTCCTGGTCGTCCTGGTGACCTTCATGATCGCGCTGCTGTTCTGGGCGACGCCGAACGTGAAGGGGCGGGGCTTCAGGTGGATCACGCCCGGCAGCGTCATCGCCCTGGTGATCTGGCTGATCGCCTCCGCCGGATTCGCCTTCTACGTAGGGAACTTCAGTTCCTACAACAAGACCTACGGCGCCCTCGCCGGAGTGATTATTTTCCTGGTGTGGCTGTGGATCAGCAACATAGCGATCCTGCTCGGCCTGGAGTTCGACGCCGAACTGTCCCGTCAGCGTGCCATCGCCGGCGGCCTTCCTCCCGAGGAGGAGCCCTACGTACCGCCCCGGGACACCCGCGCCTGGGACGAGCGGGACCGTCGCCGCATGGACGAGTGA